A genomic segment from Garra rufa chromosome 5, GarRuf1.0, whole genome shotgun sequence encodes:
- the c5h9orf78 gene encoding splicing factor C9orf78 homolog, whose translation MPPGKNFRRRKQSSDEEEDDETKAVVRSKVDEAKELQSLRKRQHGVSIATLLVGEKLPLEAELEDDPFKLKTGGVVDMKKVKDRNRDLTIDENDLNLGTSFSAETNRRDEDADMMKYIETELKKKKGMVEAEEQKVKMKNPEDLLYELPENIRVNSAKKTEEMLSNQMLSGIPEVDLGIDAKIKNIISTEEAKAKLLAEQRNKKKDNGTSFVPTNIAVNYVQHNRFYHEDVNAPQRRHREEPKARPLRVGDTEKPAPETSPPNFRKRPNNEKATDDYHYEKFKKMNRRY comes from the exons atgccacCTGGTAAGAATTTTAGGAGGAGGAAGCAATCATCCGACGAGGAAGAAGATGATGAGACAAAAGCCGTGGTCAG gTCCAAAGTGGATGAAGCCAAGGAGCTTCAAAGCTTACGAAAAAGGCAGCATGGAGTAAG CATTGCAACGTTACTTGTAGGAGAGAAGCTCCCATTGGAGGCCGAGCTTgag GATGACCCATttaaactgaagactggaggtgTCGTTGACATGAAGAAAGTAAAAGACAGAAACCGAGACCT GACAATAGATGAAAACGACCTGAATCTTGGTACCTCCTTTTCTGCCGAGACTAACAGACGAGATGAAGATGCAGACAT GATGAAGTACATTGAGACCGaattaaagaaaaagaaaggcATGGTGGAGGCAGAAGAGCAGAAAGTGAAGATGAAAAATCCAGAGGACCTTCTGTATGAGCTTCCAGAGAACATCCGTGTCAATTCTGCCAAAAAGACAGAAGAGATGTTATCCAATCAAATGCTGAGTGGAATTCCAGAGGTGGATCTGGGGATAGA TGCAAAGATAAAGAACATCATCAGCACAGAAGAAGCCAAAGCAAAGCTGCTTGCCGAGCAGAGGAATAAAAAGAAGGACAACGGGACCTCCTTTGTTCCAACTAACATCGCTGTGAATTACGTCCAGCATAATCGCT tcTATCATGAAGATGTAAACGCTCCCCAGAGACGACACAGAGAAGAACCCAAAGCCAGGCCACTACGAGTAGGAGACACTGAGAAGCCAGCACCTGAGA CTTCACCGCCCAATTTCCGCAAGAGGCCGAATAACGAGAAGGCCACAGATGACTACCACTATGAGAAATTCAAGAAGATGAACCGACGATactaa